The following are encoded in a window of uncultured Sphaerochaeta sp. genomic DNA:
- a CDS encoding MFS transporter: protein MKSVKAYRYRWLILLSLILLILSVEVHWLNLSPVGRVANEYYASQLTLTYARPVDLLSLTYLIVFVVASIPASYLLHRLGIRTATWIASGLIIFGSMTKWIYLSTFSLVLLGQFVLAVGQALVLTSITEIVSRWFPIRERGMAVGITSASQYLSLAVVMIVSPILIVTKANDPSWGSGFEELMRFYAILSSTLALASALLIRENPPSPSSALPSNNKVHYRSSFKAINAISSLRGLMIIFAIGWGVLMTLFIKIDEISEFLGFADSNGFLGIAMLAGGMVGAIILPALSDRFRRRKLFFVFCNVCSIPGILLLVFCQQIGAVLLNSEAIALIGSSIVGLSLLAAIPIGTQYAAELGQGISEEVIQGMLLLFSQAACAAILIFSLVITEQYAPMLLATLAALLAAAMIGSTFLKESEMIITEEERLKEAINQEIVHLQ, encoded by the coding sequence ATGAAAAGTGTGAAGGCATATCGCTACCGATGGTTGATTCTACTCTCTTTGATACTCCTGATCCTTTCGGTGGAGGTTCATTGGCTGAATCTCTCTCCTGTTGGTAGGGTTGCAAATGAATATTATGCGTCTCAGTTAACGCTTACCTACGCTCGTCCGGTGGACTTGCTCTCACTGACATATCTCATTGTATTTGTGGTGGCAAGTATCCCTGCCTCTTACCTGTTGCACCGTCTCGGTATCCGCACTGCTACCTGGATAGCCAGCGGATTGATTATATTCGGCTCCATGACCAAGTGGATCTATCTTTCGACCTTTTCCTTGGTTCTCCTTGGCCAGTTCGTCCTTGCTGTTGGCCAGGCCTTGGTTTTGACCAGTATCACTGAGATTGTCAGCCGTTGGTTTCCCATCAGAGAGCGTGGTATGGCCGTTGGTATAACCAGTGCCAGCCAATACCTGTCACTTGCCGTGGTAATGATTGTCTCTCCGATCTTGATTGTGACCAAGGCGAATGATCCCTCATGGGGGAGCGGTTTTGAGGAGTTGATGCGTTTCTATGCGATTCTCAGTTCGACCCTTGCCCTTGCCTCAGCACTCTTGATACGGGAGAACCCTCCTTCTCCATCTTCAGCTTTGCCAAGCAACAACAAGGTACACTACCGTTCCTCATTCAAGGCAATCAATGCCATTTCATCCCTCCGTGGGCTGATGATCATTTTTGCAATTGGCTGGGGTGTACTGATGACCTTGTTTATCAAGATTGATGAGATCAGTGAGTTCCTTGGTTTTGCTGATTCAAATGGATTTCTGGGGATTGCCATGCTTGCAGGAGGTATGGTGGGGGCAATTATCCTGCCTGCTCTCTCTGACCGTTTTCGCCGGAGGAAGCTTTTCTTTGTATTCTGTAATGTCTGTTCAATTCCCGGTATCCTGCTTCTGGTTTTCTGCCAGCAAATTGGTGCGGTACTGCTGAACAGTGAGGCAATTGCCTTGATCGGGTCCTCGATTGTCGGACTCTCCTTGCTCGCTGCTATTCCCATAGGCACGCAGTATGCTGCTGAATTGGGGCAAGGGATCAGTGAGGAGGTCATCCAGGGGATGTTGCTGCTTTTCAGCCAAGCTGCCTGTGCAGCCATTCTTATCTTCTCTCTTGTGATAACCGAGCAGTATGCCCCCATGTTGCTTGCTACCTTGGCCGCTCTCCTCGCTGCTGCAATGATCGGCAGCACCTTCCTTAAGGAGAGTGAGATGATCATCACAGAAGAAGAGCGGCTCAAAGAGGCAATCAATCAGGAGATTGTGCATCTTCAGTAG
- a CDS encoding nitroreductase family protein: MQETLELLNNRRSVRAFQERSIEEEHLSLLKQATLRAPTAGNMALYSVVEVSDSEKKKTLAGICDNQDMISKAPLVWVFLADMQKWVNYFHESGAVERGKEQMNVSYRKPGLGDLHLCMQDAIIAAQNAVVAAEVLGIGSCYIGDVIEQFEDLRDLLELKQYTIPACMLIFGYPKGKGPIKLTPRCPAPSIFMENQYEELHIEELAHAYQEHEQQRRATHSLPYENKGTLADYYYLRKHTSAFMEEMNRSVSVMFDWWCGD, from the coding sequence ATGCAAGAAACATTGGAACTATTGAACAATCGGCGAAGTGTCCGCGCCTTCCAGGAGCGGTCCATCGAGGAGGAGCATCTCTCGCTCCTGAAACAGGCAACCCTCCGTGCCCCTACTGCAGGAAATATGGCCCTCTACTCAGTCGTTGAAGTCAGCGACAGCGAGAAGAAGAAAACCCTTGCTGGAATATGCGACAACCAGGATATGATCAGTAAGGCACCTTTGGTCTGGGTATTCCTCGCCGACATGCAGAAATGGGTGAACTATTTCCATGAAAGCGGTGCTGTAGAGAGAGGAAAGGAACAGATGAATGTCTCCTATCGCAAACCTGGACTGGGTGATCTTCACCTCTGCATGCAGGACGCTATCATAGCAGCACAGAACGCAGTGGTGGCTGCAGAAGTACTCGGGATAGGCTCCTGTTACATCGGAGACGTCATCGAGCAGTTTGAGGACCTGAGAGACCTCCTGGAGCTGAAACAATACACCATCCCGGCATGTATGCTTATCTTTGGCTACCCCAAAGGAAAAGGTCCCATCAAATTGACCCCGCGTTGCCCGGCCCCCTCCATCTTTATGGAAAACCAATATGAGGAACTCCATATTGAGGAGTTGGCACATGCTTATCAGGAGCATGAGCAGCAGCGAAGGGCAACACACTCGCTTCCCTATGAGAACAAGGGAACACTCGCAGATTACTACTACCTGAGAAAGCACACCAGTGCCTTTATGGAAGAGATGAACCGCTCAGTCAGTGTCATGTTCGACTGGTGGTGTGGAGACTAA
- a CDS encoding response regulator, translated as MPYSILLVDDESAVREGIRSRTPWERYNFSVVGEAGNGIEALELVEDLHPDVVITDIRMPYLDGMDLIKEIRLAYPATTLVILSGYDEFTYAQQAMHYDVSEYVLKPVSVDDLCGLLERLGTRLDQEIKRTQDQKRLKEVYQQALPLIREKFLLSLLTTTQATSDQNLISKAREYGLDLDKDEFMVALIESDHLQNDPLQTLAMFEVVDEVCKKEEGSLVFQYENQVAIIFSANSHRQAHYDSVFKKQTYRKAEQIHAYLEKYNFPVVLGIGNQVHRPSAISQSYRQALRALNYSSCYPEQSLLFISDLESESPEEQLGAIQELQANVVLSVKTGNEQQVSESVSSLFGEALASLSLTQIQELVLSLAVSLQDLAYSYGHTLFTFSEDEGRNLFSELASLTTLGKARRWFTHLCLEIREKIAGQRENSHIQFIGKAKFLITKHFTESGFGLEEICEMIGVSPSYFSSTFKKEVGLSFVQYLTAMRMDRAKELLVKTEGKTYEIAQAVGFSEPNYFSFSFKRHVGVSPSQYRQANR; from the coding sequence ATGCCGTATTCAATACTTCTGGTTGATGATGAGTCCGCTGTACGAGAAGGAATTCGCTCCCGCACCCCATGGGAGCGGTATAACTTTTCGGTGGTGGGAGAAGCCGGAAATGGAATAGAAGCCCTTGAATTGGTGGAGGACCTTCATCCCGATGTCGTCATCACAGACATCAGAATGCCCTATCTTGACGGCATGGACCTGATCAAGGAAATACGACTTGCCTATCCTGCAACCACACTCGTGATACTCAGTGGGTATGATGAGTTTACCTACGCCCAACAGGCAATGCACTATGATGTGAGTGAATATGTCCTGAAACCAGTCTCTGTGGATGATCTTTGTGGTCTGTTGGAACGTTTAGGCACTCGTTTGGATCAAGAGATCAAGAGAACACAGGACCAAAAAAGGCTGAAAGAGGTCTACCAGCAAGCACTCCCCCTTATCAGGGAAAAGTTTCTCCTCTCTCTTCTCACTACCACACAAGCCACCAGTGACCAGAACCTGATCTCGAAGGCAAGGGAGTATGGCCTCGACCTGGACAAGGATGAATTTATGGTAGCCCTCATCGAAAGTGACCACCTCCAGAATGACCCCCTGCAGACATTGGCAATGTTCGAGGTAGTTGATGAGGTATGCAAGAAAGAGGAAGGATCTTTGGTGTTTCAGTATGAAAACCAGGTAGCCATTATCTTCAGTGCCAATAGCCACAGACAGGCACACTATGATTCAGTATTCAAGAAACAGACCTACCGGAAAGCCGAGCAGATCCATGCGTATCTGGAGAAATACAACTTCCCTGTTGTTCTTGGAATAGGCAACCAGGTGCATAGACCATCAGCAATCTCCCAATCCTACAGACAAGCCCTGAGGGCTCTCAACTATAGTTCTTGCTACCCTGAGCAGTCTCTCTTATTTATCAGCGACCTGGAAAGCGAGTCCCCTGAAGAACAACTCGGAGCCATCCAGGAACTGCAAGCCAATGTAGTACTCTCGGTAAAAACTGGAAATGAACAACAGGTCAGTGAATCAGTTTCCAGCCTGTTTGGAGAAGCGCTCGCCTCCCTCAGCCTTACCCAGATTCAGGAACTTGTTCTCTCCCTGGCTGTCTCGCTCCAGGACTTGGCTTACAGCTATGGACACACCCTCTTCACCTTCTCAGAGGATGAAGGAAGGAACCTCTTTTCAGAGCTCGCCTCTCTCACCACCCTGGGAAAGGCACGCCGTTGGTTCACGCATCTCTGTCTGGAGATTCGGGAGAAGATAGCCGGGCAAAGAGAGAACTCACACATCCAGTTCATAGGAAAGGCTAAATTTCTCATAACCAAGCACTTCACTGAATCTGGATTCGGCCTTGAGGAAATCTGCGAGATGATCGGGGTCAGCCCTTCCTACTTCAGTTCCACATTCAAGAAAGAAGTTGGATTGAGTTTTGTACAATACCTGACTGCGATGAGAATGGACCGTGCAAAAGAGTTATTGGTCAAGACTGAAGGCAAAACCTATGAAATCGCCCAGGCAGTCGGGTTCTCCGAACCCAACTACTTCAGTTTTAGTTTCAAGCGACATGTTGGGGTGTCCCCAAGCCAGTACAGACAGGCTAACCGATGA
- a CDS encoding sensor histidine kinase: MKRERQPYSIMTLLTFAIAVVSISFTLLISAILYSQFSSQIRENATVSTREIVRQVNANLSYYTNDILTIATYARDLAKQTNTLPREEIEDRLRSIVDSRQDIVCLVLFDLEGETLLSTSDAPRRPTEEIIGQTWFTRAIGGEGNFYFTGPHVQQLFTSSYPWVITYSQQISYTNKQGELSQGLLLIDMNFWAVSELCQSAKLGSTGYVYFIDNNGKIVYHPFQQLINSDLFNEDLESVQEHIFGTFTNTFEGRERLVIIDTVNNARWRIVGVAYMDELMAGLDQYTTVMFIILAFCIITTILIARTASAYISRPIKELERLMNSVERGDFSSPPTVGGNQEVAALSQTFAVMVQRIRQLMDDIVKSQEMKRKFELDALQAKINPHFLYNTLDSVVWMAEQNDTNGVITMVTALARLFRISISKGRDIITLGEELEHVRNYLIIQQIRYRDKFQFSIDMEPGIENLPTIKLIIQPIVENAIYHGIKYLQEMGHIEIKVFKKKPGAVIIEIRDNGVGMDEQRLNTILSMSSPSQKNGAGIGVRNVHQRIQLYYGSDYGLEISSELDEGTLVRLVIPEQDPIQPIKVVHR; this comes from the coding sequence ATGAAAAGAGAGAGGCAACCGTACTCCATCATGACCCTCCTCACCTTTGCTATTGCGGTAGTCTCCATCTCCTTCACGCTCCTGATCTCTGCAATCCTCTACAGCCAGTTCTCGTCCCAGATCAGGGAAAATGCAACCGTCTCAACAAGAGAAATCGTTCGGCAGGTAAATGCCAATCTGAGCTACTACACCAACGACATTCTCACCATCGCAACCTATGCCCGCGATCTTGCCAAACAGACCAATACACTTCCCAGGGAAGAGATTGAAGATCGCCTACGGTCCATCGTTGACAGTCGCCAGGATATTGTCTGCCTTGTCCTCTTCGACCTTGAAGGGGAGACACTGCTTTCCACCAGTGATGCCCCACGTCGGCCAACAGAGGAGATCATTGGCCAGACTTGGTTCACTAGGGCAATCGGAGGAGAAGGAAACTTCTACTTCACCGGCCCTCATGTGCAACAGCTGTTCACTTCCAGTTACCCTTGGGTCATCACCTATAGCCAACAGATCAGCTACACCAACAAACAGGGAGAGCTCAGCCAAGGGTTGCTCCTCATTGATATGAATTTCTGGGCGGTTAGTGAGCTTTGCCAGAGTGCAAAACTCGGGTCCACCGGGTATGTCTACTTCATAGACAATAATGGGAAAATCGTGTACCACCCCTTCCAACAATTGATCAACTCAGATCTGTTCAACGAAGATCTGGAGTCAGTCCAGGAACACATATTCGGAACCTTCACCAATACATTTGAAGGAAGGGAACGACTAGTCATCATTGATACCGTGAACAACGCCCGATGGAGAATAGTCGGGGTAGCATACATGGATGAGTTGATGGCAGGGCTTGACCAGTACACCACCGTTATGTTTATCATCCTAGCGTTCTGTATCATCACCACCATTCTCATCGCCCGTACTGCTTCTGCCTATATCAGTCGACCGATCAAGGAGCTGGAAAGGTTGATGAACAGTGTGGAACGTGGCGATTTCTCTTCCCCACCTACGGTTGGGGGAAACCAGGAAGTTGCAGCGCTCAGTCAGACATTTGCCGTGATGGTTCAACGTATTCGGCAATTGATGGATGACATCGTCAAGAGCCAGGAGATGAAACGCAAGTTCGAACTCGATGCACTCCAGGCAAAGATCAATCCACACTTCCTCTACAACACCCTCGACTCGGTTGTCTGGATGGCTGAACAAAACGATACAAATGGTGTCATCACCATGGTAACTGCACTGGCAAGACTCTTCAGGATATCCATCAGCAAGGGAAGGGACATCATCACGCTCGGCGAAGAGTTGGAGCATGTGAGAAACTATCTCATCATCCAGCAGATCCGTTACCGAGACAAATTCCAGTTCTCCATCGATATGGAACCAGGTATCGAGAACCTCCCTACCATCAAGTTGATCATCCAGCCAATCGTGGAGAATGCCATCTATCATGGCATCAAGTACCTGCAGGAGATGGGACATATCGAAATCAAGGTATTCAAGAAGAAACCAGGTGCAGTGATTATCGAAATCAGGGACAACGGAGTCGGTATGGATGAGCAGAGACTGAATACCATACTCAGCATGTCCAGTCCCTCTCAGAAGAATGGTGCCGGAATTGGGGTAAGAAATGTACATCAGAGAATCCAACTGTACTACGGGTCGGACTATGGTCTGGAAATATCCAGCGAACTGGACGAGGGAACACTGGTAAGACTGGTCATCCCAGAGCAGGACCCCATACAGCCCATCAAGGTGGTACACCGATGA
- a CDS encoding substrate-binding domain-containing protein — protein sequence MKRTILLLLIPLLLFSSCSKKQQDTDTPYRIAVITMMQGGEFWGALKNGARSARLATGAVLEFFAPVNESDYAGQVAFVEEAIEQGFDAIILSPSHHTQLEQVVSKARSAGIKVVLADTGLLQVDPDFLITADYQLIGKQVAEHAFSHFGEEEPINALIIGSLPNTTSMRDLIGSLESAFLQRKNAHINTIAYSFSSEILARDTAENAIEADPSINLIFALEEYTAHGVAAALPPEHEIHFIAFGNTQHEIQLLEAEVIDALVVVNSFNLGYRSVLSAVELLEDKRPAHKLVDFALVTKESMFSEEHQHLLFQTFQ from the coding sequence ATGAAACGAACTATCCTTCTCCTGTTGATACCCTTGCTCCTGTTCTCAAGCTGTTCAAAGAAACAGCAGGACACTGATACGCCTTACCGTATTGCAGTGATTACCATGATGCAGGGAGGAGAATTCTGGGGGGCGCTGAAGAATGGGGCCCGTAGTGCAAGACTGGCAACAGGAGCGGTATTGGAGTTCTTTGCGCCGGTCAATGAATCAGATTACGCCGGGCAGGTAGCCTTCGTAGAGGAAGCAATCGAACAAGGATTCGATGCAATCATCCTCTCCCCAAGCCATCATACACAACTGGAGCAAGTGGTGAGCAAAGCTCGATCCGCCGGTATCAAGGTAGTGCTGGCTGACACCGGGCTTTTACAGGTAGACCCAGATTTCCTTATCACCGCTGATTACCAATTGATCGGAAAGCAAGTTGCTGAACACGCATTCAGCCACTTCGGTGAAGAAGAACCAATCAACGCCCTGATCATCGGCTCATTGCCAAATACCACCAGCATGAGGGATCTCATCGGCTCCCTTGAATCAGCGTTCTTGCAACGGAAGAATGCACACATCAACACGATTGCCTACAGCTTCTCATCAGAGATCCTGGCACGTGACACCGCTGAAAATGCAATCGAGGCTGATCCCTCGATCAATCTCATATTTGCCTTGGAGGAGTATACCGCTCACGGTGTTGCTGCTGCTCTTCCCCCTGAACACGAGATTCACTTCATTGCCTTCGGTAATACACAGCATGAGATACAACTCCTTGAGGCTGAAGTAATCGATGCCTTAGTTGTCGTAAACTCATTCAACCTGGGGTATCGCAGTGTCCTCTCAGCAGTGGAACTATTGGAGGACAAAAGGCCGGCCCATAAGCTGGTGGATTTCGCACTCGTAACCAAGGAGTCCATGTTCAGTGAAGAGCACCAGCACCTACTCTTCCAGACATTCCAGTGA
- the mglC gene encoding galactose/methyl galactoside ABC transporter permease MglC, whose product MRTQAIGSFLFGKKSLKEFVMDKAIFLVLLMLVIVIAIINPRILRVQVLRDILMMSSTKIIMALGMMFVILTGGVDLGGGRMVGMAAVISASMLQTSDYVRRFYPEMGQVPLLLPILLAVIVGTIFGMMNGMIVAKFKVPAFIATLSSMLIIYGVNSIYFNMPPNNSQPIGGLRPDFTFLGSGSIGFVPVIVIFAAIVSIIVWFILNKTVFGKNVYAVGGNPEAAAVSGINITKTLVGLFGLCGFLISLSGVLEAARTGGATNNYGNGYELDAIASCVVGGVSTTGGVGTVSGVIAGVIIFSFINYGLTFVGVNPYWQNIIKGIIIVSAVSFDIRKYVQKK is encoded by the coding sequence ATGCGTACGCAAGCGATAGGTAGTTTCCTCTTTGGTAAAAAGAGTTTGAAAGAGTTTGTGATGGACAAGGCAATCTTCCTCGTCCTGCTTATGTTGGTTATTGTGATTGCCATCATCAATCCCCGTATTCTGAGAGTACAGGTACTCAGGGATATCCTGATGATGAGCTCGACCAAGATCATCATGGCCCTCGGTATGATGTTCGTAATCCTCACCGGTGGCGTTGACCTTGGCGGAGGGCGCATGGTTGGTATGGCAGCGGTAATATCTGCCTCCATGCTCCAGACCTCTGATTATGTCAGGCGTTTCTATCCTGAAATGGGTCAGGTTCCCTTGCTCCTTCCCATTCTGTTGGCCGTAATTGTTGGGACTATTTTTGGGATGATGAACGGAATGATTGTGGCAAAGTTCAAGGTACCGGCCTTTATCGCTACGCTCTCGTCGATGTTGATCATCTACGGAGTCAACTCAATCTATTTCAATATGCCACCGAACAACAGTCAGCCTATCGGCGGACTACGCCCTGATTTTACCTTTCTTGGGTCTGGGTCCATCGGGTTTGTTCCGGTGATAGTCATATTCGCCGCCATTGTATCGATTATCGTCTGGTTCATTCTCAACAAGACGGTCTTCGGAAAGAATGTCTATGCGGTAGGTGGAAATCCAGAGGCTGCGGCGGTTTCCGGTATCAACATCACCAAGACCTTGGTTGGGTTGTTCGGTTTGTGTGGTTTTCTGATCTCCCTCTCAGGTGTACTTGAAGCTGCGAGAACCGGAGGAGCAACCAACAACTACGGAAATGGCTATGAGCTTGATGCCATCGCAAGTTGTGTTGTGGGTGGTGTATCGACAACTGGAGGAGTAGGAACAGTCAGTGGTGTTATTGCCGGTGTTATCATCTTCAGTTTCATCAACTATGGTCTGACATTTGTTGGGGTGAACCCCTACTGGCAGAATATCATCAAGGGAATCATCATTGTATCTGCGGTTTCCTTTGATATCAGGAAGTACGTACAGAAGAAATAG
- a CDS encoding sugar ABC transporter ATP-binding protein — protein sequence MYVLEMNHVSKSFPGVKALDDVTLKVKPGTVHALMGENGAGKSTLMKCLFGLYSMDEGEIRFNGEPVAINNVKEALSLGISMIHQELHLIPYRSVMENIWLGRFPRIGGSKSPVVDHQTMFERTDQLLKDLNLSSITPTDLLRTLSVSKAQSVEIAKAVSYDSKIIIMDEPSSSLTENEVEHLFAIIRSLRQRGVAIIYISHKMEEILKISDEVTIMRDGHYVGTWEASELTTATIIKRMVGRDLTHRFPAGESKIGKELLRVDNYTSPNPRSFKQVSLTLHEGEILGLGGLVGAQRTEVMEAVFGLRLHNEGALYVRGKEVKINSSYDAKKYGMALLTEERRATGIFPVLSVQDNLVIANIRAYRDKSGLLSSAKMASDTKKSIKDLDIKTPSAKTLIKSLSGGNQQKVLFARWLLTVPDILILDEPTRGIDVGAKYEIYVIMRELAAQGKGVIMISSEMPELLGMTDRVVVMSEGRVAGTVNSKETNQEQVMELATKYVG from the coding sequence ATGTATGTACTAGAAATGAACCATGTCTCCAAATCGTTTCCTGGAGTCAAGGCTCTGGACGATGTCACCCTGAAGGTAAAGCCTGGGACGGTACACGCTCTGATGGGCGAGAACGGAGCAGGAAAATCCACGTTGATGAAGTGCCTCTTTGGGCTTTACTCCATGGACGAGGGAGAGATTCGCTTCAACGGAGAGCCGGTTGCAATCAACAACGTAAAGGAAGCACTTTCCTTGGGTATTTCCATGATCCACCAGGAACTTCATCTCATCCCCTACCGCTCTGTGATGGAGAATATCTGGTTGGGAAGGTTCCCGAGAATTGGGGGATCCAAGAGTCCTGTGGTTGACCACCAGACCATGTTTGAAAGGACCGATCAGTTGCTGAAAGACCTGAATCTTAGCAGCATAACACCGACTGACTTGCTACGGACCTTGAGTGTCTCCAAGGCACAGAGTGTTGAGATAGCGAAGGCAGTCTCCTATGATTCGAAAATTATCATCATGGATGAGCCGAGCTCATCATTGACGGAGAATGAAGTGGAACATCTGTTTGCCATTATCCGTTCTCTTCGTCAACGTGGAGTAGCCATCATCTATATTTCCCATAAGATGGAGGAGATTCTCAAGATCTCTGATGAAGTGACGATCATGCGTGACGGGCACTATGTAGGAACCTGGGAAGCAAGTGAGCTTACTACGGCAACCATCATCAAAAGGATGGTGGGTCGTGACCTTACTCATCGTTTCCCGGCCGGAGAAAGCAAGATTGGTAAGGAGTTGCTCCGCGTTGATAACTATACCTCCCCAAATCCGAGAAGTTTCAAGCAGGTATCCCTGACACTGCATGAGGGAGAAATCTTGGGACTAGGGGGCCTTGTTGGTGCCCAGAGGACCGAGGTGATGGAAGCAGTCTTTGGACTAAGGCTTCATAATGAAGGGGCTCTTTATGTACGTGGTAAGGAAGTGAAAATCAATAGTTCCTATGATGCCAAGAAGTATGGTATGGCCTTGTTGACCGAAGAGAGGCGAGCTACCGGTATTTTCCCTGTCCTGTCTGTCCAGGATAACCTGGTGATAGCAAATATCAGGGCATATCGGGACAAGAGCGGATTACTCAGTTCGGCTAAGATGGCATCTGATACGAAAAAGAGCATCAAGGATCTCGATATCAAGACTCCTTCGGCCAAGACCTTGATCAAGAGCCTGAGTGGAGGAAACCAGCAGAAGGTACTCTTCGCACGTTGGTTGCTTACCGTTCCCGATATCCTCATCTTGGATGAGCCTACCAGGGGAATCGATGTAGGAGCCAAGTATGAGATCTATGTCATCATGCGTGAGCTCGCTGCACAGGGCAAGGGTGTGATTATGATCAGCAGTGAGATGCCTGAACTCTTGGGTATGACCGATCGGGTTGTGGTAATGAGTGAGGGGCGTGTTGCCGGTACGGTGAACAGTAAAGAGACGAACCAGGAACAGGTAATGGAACTGGCGACAAAATATGTCGGGTAG
- a CDS encoding galactose ABC transporter substrate-binding protein translates to MKKFTAIMCLALALVTPVFAQGQAEAGAIEIGCAIYKFDDTFMTGVRNAIVAAAAETDAKVEVVDSMNIQATQNEKVDLFITKGMDAMQINPVDRTAAGVIIDKAKKADIPVVFFNREPLAEDMAKWDKIYYVGARAEESGTMSGQLVVDYWKANPKMDKNGDGVLQYVMLKGEPGHQDAELRTEYSIKALQDAGIKVEKLAEDTGMWDRVKGQEKMAAFIASQGDAIEAVFANNDDMALGAIEALKAAGYFKDGKFMPVVGVDATAPALQALEEGTLLGTVLNDAVNQGRATFALSYELAKGNTPTSDSIGYEITDGKYVWVPYQMVTKENYQQFK, encoded by the coding sequence ATGAAAAAGTTTACGGCTATCATGTGCTTGGCACTCGCTCTGGTTACTCCCGTTTTTGCCCAAGGACAGGCAGAGGCTGGAGCCATTGAAATCGGATGTGCAATCTACAAGTTTGACGACACCTTTATGACCGGTGTTCGTAACGCAATCGTCGCTGCAGCAGCAGAGACTGATGCAAAGGTCGAGGTTGTTGACTCCATGAACATCCAGGCTACTCAGAATGAGAAAGTCGACCTGTTCATCACCAAAGGTATGGATGCAATGCAGATCAACCCTGTTGACCGTACCGCTGCTGGAGTCATCATCGACAAGGCCAAGAAGGCTGACATTCCTGTAGTATTCTTCAACCGCGAGCCTTTGGCTGAAGATATGGCTAAATGGGACAAGATTTACTACGTGGGAGCCCGCGCAGAAGAGTCCGGTACCATGAGTGGTCAGTTGGTTGTTGATTACTGGAAAGCCAACCCCAAGATGGACAAGAATGGCGACGGAGTCCTGCAGTATGTAATGCTGAAAGGCGAACCCGGACACCAGGATGCAGAGCTGAGAACCGAATATTCGATCAAGGCATTGCAGGATGCAGGTATCAAGGTTGAGAAACTTGCTGAAGATACCGGCATGTGGGACCGTGTAAAGGGCCAGGAAAAGATGGCTGCTTTTATCGCCAGCCAGGGTGATGCAATTGAAGCAGTGTTCGCAAACAATGACGACATGGCCCTTGGTGCAATCGAAGCCCTCAAGGCTGCCGGTTACTTCAAAGATGGCAAGTTCATGCCCGTCGTTGGTGTTGATGCAACTGCTCCTGCATTGCAGGCACTCGAGGAAGGCACCCTGCTCGGTACCGTACTCAATGATGCAGTCAACCAGGGTCGTGCAACTTTTGCTCTCTCCTATGAGCTTGCAAAGGGCAACACCCCCACCAGTGATTCCATCGGCTATGAGATTACCGATGGCAAGTATGTATGGGTTCCTTACCAGATGGTTACCAAGGAGAATTATCAGCAGTTCAAGTAA